The Micropterus dolomieu isolate WLL.071019.BEF.003 ecotype Adirondacks linkage group LG20, ASM2129224v1, whole genome shotgun sequence genome has a segment encoding these proteins:
- the ccnd1 gene encoding G1/S-specific cyclin-D1 has protein sequence MEDQLLCCEVDSIRRAYQDVNLLNDRDLHTMLKAEENYLPSPNYFKCVQKEIVPKMRKIVATWMLEVCEEQKCEEEVFPLAMNYLDRFLSVEATRKTRLQLLGATCMFLASKMKETVPLTAEKLCIYTDNSVQPGELLQMELLVLNKLKWDLASVTPHDFIEHFLSKLKIYPSTKQILRKHAQTFVALCATDVNFIASPPSMVAAGSVVAAVQGLYLKSQDASLSSQNLTNFLSQVIRSDPDCLRACQEQIESLLESSLRQAQQHSGTTETKRVDEDVDLSCTPTDVRDINI, from the exons ATGGAGGACCAGCTGCTGTGCTGCGAGGTGGACTCCATCAGGAGAGCCTACCAGGACGTCAACCTGCTCAACGACCGAGATCTACACACCATGCTGAAGGCAGAGGAAAACTACCTACCGTCGCCAAACTACTTCAAGTGTGTTCAGAAAGAAATTGTACCCAAAATGAGGAAAATAGTTGCCACCTGGATGTTAGAG GTCTGCGAGGAACAGAAATGTGAGGAGGAGGTTTTTCCGCTGGCTATGAACTATTTGGACAGATTTTTATCAGTGGAGGCCACCAGGAAAACAAGGCTACAGCTGCTGGGAGCTACATGCATGTTTCTAGCATCCAAGATGAAGGAGACTGTGCCCTTAACGGCGGAGAAACTCTGTATCTACACGGACAACTCGGTCCAGCCCGGAGAGCTGCTG CAAATGGAGCTGCTGGTTCTCAACAAGCTGAAGTGGGATCTGGCTTCAGTCACGCCTCACGACTTCATCGAGCACTTCCTGTCCAAGCTGAAGATCTACCCGTCCACCAAGCAGATCCTCAGGAAACACGCCCAGACCTTTGTGGCTCTCTGTGCTACAG ATGTCAACTTCATCGCCAGTCCTCCGTCCATGGTGGCTGCGGGCAGCGTGGTGGCAGCTGTTCAAGGTCTTTACCTGAAAAGCCAAGATGCCTCTTTGTCCTCCCAGAATCTCACCAACTTCCTGTCGCAGGTCATTCGCAGTGACCCG GACTGCTTGCGGGCATGTCAGGAGCAGATAGAGTCTCTGCTGGAGTCCAGCCTGCGGCAGGCTCAGCAACACAGCGGCACAACAGAAACCAAACGCGTGGACGAGGACGTGGACCTGTCCTGCACCCCGACAGACGTCAGAGACATCAACATCTGA
- the lto1 gene encoding protein LTO1 homolog isoform X2, whose protein sequence is MAGGCGNDDLFDSIVMADERFRGEGYREGFEKGTRRGLQDGRRHGACHGAKLSTEISFYHGFAITWKCLLQHNTDVKSRKRVKALEAVLGLIQNSHHDDPQSEKLQEDMDRLRAKFRQ, encoded by the exons ATGGCTGGCGGGTGTGGAAATGACGACCTATTTGACAGTATTGTCATGGCGGATGAAAG GTTCCGAGGGGAGGGCTACCGGGAGGGATTTGAGAAAGGGACCCGCCGAGGACTGCAGGATGGTCGCAGACACGGAGCCTGTCACGGGGCCAAGCTGTCCACTGAG ATTTCCTTCTATCATGGGTTTGCCATCACTTGGAAATGTCTCCTCCAACATAATACAGATGTCAAATCCAG AAAGCGTGTGAAAGCACTGGAGGCTGTCCTGGGTTTGATCCAAAACTCCCATCATGATGATCCACAGTCTGAAAAGCTACAGGAGGACATGGACAGACTTCGTGCCAAGTTCAGACAG TGA
- the lto1 gene encoding protein LTO1 homolog isoform X1, which translates to MAGGCGNDDLFDSIVMADERFRGEGYREGFEKGTRRGLQDGRRHGACHGAKLSTEISFYHGFAITWKCLLQHNTDVKSRKRVKALEAVLGLIQNSHHDDPQSEKLQEDMDRLRAKFRQVCSMLSVPTDFKDYIKTSEGTSF; encoded by the exons ATGGCTGGCGGGTGTGGAAATGACGACCTATTTGACAGTATTGTCATGGCGGATGAAAG GTTCCGAGGGGAGGGCTACCGGGAGGGATTTGAGAAAGGGACCCGCCGAGGACTGCAGGATGGTCGCAGACACGGAGCCTGTCACGGGGCCAAGCTGTCCACTGAG ATTTCCTTCTATCATGGGTTTGCCATCACTTGGAAATGTCTCCTCCAACATAATACAGATGTCAAATCCAG AAAGCGTGTGAAAGCACTGGAGGCTGTCCTGGGTTTGATCCAAAACTCCCATCATGATGATCCACAGTCTGAAAAGCTACAGGAGGACATGGACAGACTTCGTGCCAAGTTCAGACAG GTCTGCTCTATGCTGAGTGTCCCGACTGACTTCAAGGATTACATCAAGACTTCTGAAGGGACTTCTTTCTGA